Within the Chlorocebus sabaeus isolate Y175 chromosome 19, mChlSab1.0.hap1, whole genome shotgun sequence genome, the region ggccgaggcttgaacccagaaggcggaggtttcagtgagccaagatcacaccactgcactccagcctgggtgatagagccagaccctgtctccggattaaaaaaaaaaaaaagtcgccTTTCGGTCCTTGAGCATGGGGGAACAAGGTCGTGAAAACAAGGTCTTGGTGAGGTTCCGCCATTTCATCCGTCCTCGGTCTCTGCGCCTTTCACAGAGCTTCCAGCAGCGCTATGTTGGGCCACAGCATCCGGAGGTTCACAACCTCTGTGGTCCGTAGGAGCCACTATGAGGAGGGCCCCGGGAAGAATTTGCCATTTTCAGTGGAAAACAAGTGGGCGTTACTAGATAAGATGTGTTTGTACTTTGGATCTGCATTTGCTGCACCCTTCCTTATAGTAAGACACCAACTGCTTAAACAATAAGGATGTTTCAGTTCATCCATTTACCAGATATGAAGAGCATTTTAAGACATACAGCCTCTGGAAATGGATCAAACTCTAACTCATGGCATGCTAGATATGTTTGTCAATAAACTTATGACATGAATGCTTAATTCCTCTTTTTTGAAATAGAGAATGTAATACTTGGCCATTTGCCTACTTTATTAATTTGGGTAACATTCCAGTATTACTCTGAGATTTAGCTTATTTAATGGTGTTAAACTGAggttatattattaaatttttgattCCCAGGTCAGGATTTTGTTGGTAATTTATGCAATAAAagggaaatacaaaaaaaaaaaaaaaaaagtcactggagAATGGTAAGCCAGCCAGGGAGACTGAGGACAGCCAACTGAAGATAAAGGAAGAGAACTAGGAGAAGGCGTTTAGTGTTTCAAGAAAGGGAATGGTTGGGGGGTCCCAAATGTTGCTGAAAGGACAAGTAAGATGAAGATTGTACAGTATCTGTtggattcaggaaaaaaaaattgttcattgGTGACCCTGGAGAAAGCCATGTGCAGAAGGGCGGGTTAGGTTGGAGCCTTTTGCGATTAATTGGGAAGCGAGGACGAGAGGAACTGTAGAAATCATGAGTAAACAACTTTGCAGAAGTTTGGAGATGCAGACACACCGGacgtgtgggggtgggggcaaggggaaggacagcattaggacaaatagctaatacATGCAGGGTTTAAAATCTAGGTGACGGGTTGagagatgcagcaaaccaccaaagcacacgtatacctatgtaacaaacctgcacattctgcatatgtatcccagaacttaaagtaaaaaaaaaaaaaaagagagagagaaatctagGATGAACAATGAAGGTTGAAAATTAGAATCTTAAGCTCATTCCTTAAATTTTCTCGAGACTGTATCTTTATGCTTTCCAGTTGTTCAAAACTTGAGGGGAAaagttgtcatttttaaaatttatttttatttactcatttttttacaTCTGATCGTATTCTGCTTAAGCAGGAAATCTTAATCATTGAAAccacctgggtgcagtggcgcacacctgtaatcccagcactttgagaggccaaggcaggcggttcacttgaggtcaggaattcaagaccagcctacccaacgtggtgaaaccccgtgtccactaaaaaaaaaaaaaaaaaaaaaaaaaaaaaaaaaaaaaaaccacaaaaattagctgggtgtggtggcacgtgcctgtaatcccagctactcaggaggccgaggcaggaaaatcgcttgaacctgggaggcagaggttgcagtgagccaagattgtgccattgcactccagcctgggtgacaagtgaaactccgt harbors:
- the LOC119627124 gene encoding cytochrome c oxidase subunit 7C, mitochondrial-like, giving the protein MLGHSIRRFTTSVVRRSHYEEGPGKNLPFSVENKWALLDKMCLYFGSAFAAPFLIVRHQLLKQ